Proteins found in one Bartonella krasnovii genomic segment:
- a CDS encoding methionine ABC transporter ATP-binding protein — MEKNALISLKNVSRCFNKTAGNPAIDNLSLDIHAGEILGIIGRSGAGKSTLIRCLNGLEKIDTGSLFFEGINISNLSETEWAPYRQQIGMIFQHFNLLSSQKVIDNIALPLKLTGTNKKQRNKRALELIELVGLCGKEYCYPAELSGGQKQRVGIARALAANPKILLSDEATSALDPETTQSILELLADINNRLNLTIVLITHEMEVVRTIAHRVVVLNQGRIVEEGRVKDIFTSPQEETTIAMLKLVTPQLPEKYAQNLKPIGQEAVIEMNIAGAIAQQPFLHLLEDESGLRARILHGGIDTVQGETIGRLFLCLPAQDQEAFKKAVQWLTEKGRYCEVLGYV; from the coding sequence ATGGAAAAAAACGCCCTCATTTCCTTAAAAAATGTCAGCCGATGTTTTAACAAAACGGCGGGGAATCCAGCGATTGATAACTTATCTCTTGATATTCATGCCGGTGAAATCCTTGGTATTATTGGTCGTAGTGGAGCAGGAAAATCAACACTTATTCGCTGTTTAAATGGATTAGAAAAAATTGATACAGGCTCTCTTTTTTTTGAAGGCATCAATATTTCAAATCTATCAGAGACAGAATGGGCGCCTTATCGTCAACAAATTGGAATGATTTTTCAACATTTCAATCTTCTTTCATCGCAAAAGGTGATTGATAACATTGCATTACCGCTCAAATTAACAGGAACAAACAAAAAACAGCGCAACAAACGTGCTCTTGAGCTTATTGAATTGGTAGGATTATGTGGTAAAGAATATTGTTATCCAGCAGAATTATCTGGAGGGCAAAAACAACGCGTTGGCATTGCCCGTGCGCTCGCTGCTAATCCTAAAATATTGTTATCAGATGAAGCAACCTCTGCTCTTGATCCTGAAACAACACAGTCTATTCTTGAACTTCTTGCCGATATTAACAACCGCCTCAATCTCACAATTGTGCTTATTACCCACGAAATGGAAGTGGTACGCACAATTGCGCATCGCGTTGTTGTTCTCAATCAAGGGCGTATTGTGGAAGAAGGACGTGTAAAGGATATTTTTACATCCCCACAAGAAGAAACAACCATTGCCATGCTTAAACTTGTTACGCCACAACTTCCTGAAAAATATGCACAAAATCTTAAACCGATCGGTCAAGAAGCTGTTATCGAAATGAATATTGCCGGTGCCATTGCCCAACAACCTTTTCTCCATCTTCTGGAAGATGAAAGCGGTTTAAGAGCACGTATTCTCCACGGAGGTATCGATACAGTTCAAGGAGAAACCATCGGGCGTCTCTTCTTATGCCTTCCTGCTCAAGATCAAGAAGCTTTTAAAAAAGCCGTTCAATGGTTAACCGAAAAGGGACGATATTGCGAGGTGTTAGGTTATGTTTAA
- a CDS encoding methionine ABC transporter permease yields the protein MFNVLSHELPNALFDTILMTMSASLMALIIGLPLGLLLHTTARGGIFTSSLINRPLSIIIDSIRAIPFIILAFYLLPVTRIVVGRGVGMSSVIFVLTISAIPFYARMAELSFKTVENGLIEAIRSMGASRLQIIRHVLIPEALPSLITGFTVMVISLIGATSLAGYLGGGGLGDMAIRYGYQRYNTFIMTIVILLLIMLNIITQWTSDKIVQKLDKTKH from the coding sequence ATGTTTAATGTTCTATCTCATGAACTTCCCAATGCCCTTTTTGATACAATCTTGATGACGATGAGTGCTTCTTTGATGGCGCTTATTATAGGGCTTCCCCTAGGTCTTCTTCTTCATACAACAGCACGTGGCGGAATTTTTACTTCATCTCTTATCAATCGCCCTTTAAGCATCATCATTGACAGTATTCGTGCCATTCCCTTTATTATTCTTGCATTTTATCTTCTTCCCGTTACCCGTATCGTTGTAGGAAGAGGTGTAGGAATGTCTTCTGTTATTTTTGTTCTCACCATTTCAGCTATTCCTTTTTATGCACGCATGGCCGAACTCTCTTTTAAAACCGTTGAAAACGGTCTCATTGAAGCGATCCGCTCTATGGGAGCAAGCCGTCTTCAAATCATCAGACATGTTCTTATTCCTGAAGCTCTCCCTAGCCTGATTACAGGTTTTACAGTCATGGTCATTTCTCTTATAGGAGCCACCTCACTTGCCGGATATCTTGGTGGAGGCGGTTTAGGAGACATGGCAATCCGCTACGGCTATCAACGCTATAATACCTTCATCATGACCATCGTCATCCTTCTTTTGATCATGCTCAATATTATAACCCAATGGACTTCTGATAAAATCGTACAAAAACTTGATAAAACGAAGCATTAA
- a CDS encoding MaoC family dehydratase, whose translation MQKKITVQDVTTFIGKEMGLSQWRLVTQDMINQFACATDDHQWIHVDEERAKKTPFGGTIAHGFLTLSLLSTLAYEALPELEGATMGINYGFDKIRFMSPVKTGTRVRARFVLDDAEIRPSGRVVFHYGVTVEVEQLKKPALTAQWLIVAVMGEKLSNP comes from the coding sequence ATGCAGAAAAAAATCACAGTGCAAGATGTCACTACTTTTATTGGAAAAGAAATGGGATTATCGCAGTGGCGCCTTGTTACACAGGATATGATTAATCAATTTGCATGCGCTACAGATGATCATCAATGGATACACGTTGATGAGGAAAGGGCTAAGAAGACACCTTTTGGGGGAACGATTGCTCATGGATTTTTAACATTATCGCTTTTGTCTACGCTTGCTTATGAGGCTCTTCCAGAGTTAGAAGGGGCTACAATGGGGATTAATTATGGTTTTGATAAAATACGTTTTATGAGTCCTGTGAAGACAGGAACACGGGTACGGGCGCGTTTTGTGCTCGATGATGCAGAAATTCGTCCTTCTGGTCGCGTAGTCTTCCATTATGGGGTTACAGTGGAAGTGGAACAGCTAAAAAAACCAGCCCTTACGGCTCAATGGCTTATTGTTGCTGTGATGGGGGAAAAACTTTCCAATCCTTAA
- a CDS encoding NAD(P)H-dependent oxidoreductase, protein MTSNVNLTGLAHDLKQRAENHPPIRIGLIGCGEMGTDLLSSIAQMEGITVAAVATRTPSRIFDAATIAYGEEGHVCEVENAHALTQSIEKGLIAATDDIDLVLRHEQIDIIVDATGYPEAGAEIGFKALENNKHLVMMNVEADVTIGAYLKHEAEKRGLIYTLGAGDEPTSCMELIEFVSALGHKIVAAGKGKNNPLFFDATPDVYEEEARRRNMNVRMLVEFIDGSKTMVEMAAIANATGLLPDCPGMHGPQAALQDLNKVLIPKQDGGILQQYGVVDYSIGQGVSPGVFVIAEITHPRLRERMEDLKIGQGPYFTFQRPYHLTAMEVPLTCARVMLYGKKDMVPLNHPVVEVCAVAKKDLHPGDQLDFIGLYTYRAWIMNIAEAQARQAVPCGLLENATVTAEIKKNELITVHNTAIREDQWIARLRAKQDLLLQKLPTYV, encoded by the coding sequence ATGACAAGCAATGTGAACCTAACAGGTTTAGCGCATGATTTGAAGCAACGTGCAGAAAACCATCCTCCTATCCGTATTGGACTGATTGGTTGTGGGGAGATGGGCACAGACTTATTATCAAGTATTGCGCAAATGGAGGGAATAACAGTTGCTGCTGTCGCCACGAGGACACCGTCACGTATTTTTGATGCTGCGACAATTGCCTATGGCGAAGAGGGACATGTCTGTGAAGTTGAAAATGCTCATGCCCTCACGCAAAGCATTGAAAAAGGTTTGATTGCAGCAACAGACGATATTGACCTTGTTTTGCGCCATGAACAAATTGATATTATCGTTGATGCAACAGGCTATCCTGAAGCGGGAGCAGAAATTGGCTTTAAAGCACTTGAAAACAACAAACATCTTGTCATGATGAATGTTGAAGCCGATGTTACGATTGGCGCGTATCTGAAACATGAAGCAGAAAAACGAGGGCTTATTTATACCCTTGGTGCGGGAGATGAACCAACTTCATGTATGGAACTCATCGAGTTTGTTTCAGCTCTTGGGCATAAGATTGTTGCAGCGGGAAAGGGAAAAAATAATCCTCTATTCTTTGATGCCACACCTGATGTTTATGAAGAAGAAGCACGACGGCGTAATATGAATGTGCGCATGTTGGTTGAATTTATTGATGGTTCCAAAACGATGGTTGAAATGGCAGCCATTGCCAATGCCACTGGACTTCTCCCCGATTGCCCAGGAATGCATGGCCCTCAAGCGGCACTACAAGATTTAAACAAAGTCCTTATTCCAAAACAAGATGGCGGTATTTTGCAGCAATATGGTGTTGTGGATTATTCAATAGGTCAAGGGGTTTCTCCAGGTGTCTTTGTCATTGCAGAAATAACACACCCACGTTTACGCGAACGCATGGAAGATTTAAAAATTGGTCAGGGACCTTACTTCACCTTTCAACGCCCCTATCATCTCACAGCTATGGAAGTTCCCCTCACCTGTGCACGCGTGATGCTTTATGGCAAAAAAGATATGGTTCCTCTTAACCATCCCGTAGTAGAAGTCTGTGCTGTTGCTAAAAAAGATTTACACCCAGGCGATCAGTTAGATTTTATCGGTCTTTATACGTATCGTGCTTGGATCATGAATATTGCAGAAGCGCAGGCTCGCCAAGCCGTTCCTTGTGGTCTTTTAGAAAACGCAACCGTAACAGCTGAAATTAAAAAGAACGAACTCATTACAGTGCATAATACGGCTATTCGTGAAGATCAATGGATTGCTCGTCTTCGTGCCAAACAAGACCTTTTACTTCAAAAACTTCCCACTTATGTATAA